A window from Purpureocillium takamizusanense chromosome 3, complete sequence encodes these proteins:
- a CDS encoding uncharacterized protein (EggNog:ENOG503P3ZZ) has protein sequence MADVRSLLRQQRAARRIDHPNAAYTDSGKLLCTLCRENVKAEGLWEGHLAGEGHRKRAAAATTTAQRQQHQQLQGGHADDDDNDGGNRNGNKPHQEAQAPIPSHKRKLDAAMADDGDDGDGDGDMVMDDAVRRKRSRPDISALGSISEDGADVDSTTAVTPASRKGSSGSSGAKDANLTPPTLARRLSTTPSQGVELQIPSRPATPSRRDGSGSGSTPTPGSNGGGGSGLSSVAAPQPTAGALSLPSRRASGLAATLASATDATDATDAHRPSPVAPEVDESEWAAFEADIAAAAAGEGRNPPMATSYSADAVISAPAMTAEESAAAAAAAEGGDSDAGGRRTKADRDIEDEREDATRAMEDEFEEMQELEQRVRRLKERREALLRKRSESQGQEAAAAAAAATGSAGKGNPGKENLQGSAVVEEDEDEEEGDEEDEDDWDGFRFRTS, from the coding sequence atggccgacgtccgctccctcctccgccaaCAGCGCGCGGCCCGGCGCATCGACcaccccaacgccgcctATACCGACTCGGGCAAGCTGCTCTGCACACTGTGTCGCGAAaacgtcaaggccgagggccTCTGGGAGGGCCACCTGGCCGGTGAGGGCCATAGGaagcgggcagcagcagctactactactgcacagcggcaacaacaccagcagctgcagggaGGGcacgcagacgacgacgacaacgacggcggcaacagaAACGGCAACAAGCCGCACCAGGAAGCACAGGCGCCAATACCCTCTCATAAGAGGAAActggacgccgccatggccgacgacggcgacgacggcgacggcgacggcgacatggtcATGGACGATGCCGTGCGGAGGAAACGCAGTAGACCTGACATCTCCGCCCTGGGCAGCATCAGCGAAGACggggccgacgtcgactccACGACCGCGGTGACACCCGCGAGCCGgaagggcagcagcggcagcagcggcgccaaggacgccaacCTCACTCCGCCCAcactggcccgccgcctgtctACAACGCCTTCACaaggcgtcgagctgcagaTTCCCTCCCggcccgccacgccctcgcgccgcgacggctccggctccggctccacACCGACGCCGGGTTCCaatggcgggggcggcagcgggctcTCCTCCGTCGCGGCACCCCAACCCACCGCCGGGGCATTGTCCCTGCCGTCACGACGCGCCAGCGGTCTCGCCGCGACgctcgcctccgccaccgACGCAACCGACGCAACCGATGCACACCGCCCGAGCCCTGTGGCGCCTGAAGTCGACGAGTCCGAGTGGGCCGCCTTTGAGGCCgacattgccgccgccgccgccggggagggACGGAACCCCCCTATGGCCACGTCCTactccgccgacgccgtcatctCCGCACCCGCCATGACCGCTGAGgaatccgccgccgccgccgcagcagcagaagggGGTGACAGCGATGCCGGTGGTCGCAGAACAAAGGCCGACCGGGacatcgaggacgagcgcgagGATGCAACGCGCGCCATGGAGGACGAGTTCGAAGAGAtgcaggagctcgagcagcgTGTCCGCCGGCTCAAGGAGCGGAGGGAGGCGTTACTGCGCAAGCGGAGCGAGAGTCAGGGCCAggaggccgctgccgccgctgccgccgccacggggtCGGCTGGAAAGGGCAACCCGGGCAAGGAGAACCTCCAGGGTTCCGCCGTGgtcgaagaggacgaggacgaagaggaaggggatgaagaagacgaggacg
- the MED7 gene encoding Mediator of RNA polymerase II transcription subunit 7 (COG:K~EggNog:ENOG503P2IT~BUSCO:EOG0926587S) has product MDVTQLDDKLPTLEEQGITNLPSTNTNSAGGNKTGGAGADDDGQANAKDAKHYDRAFELKKLTKSLLLNFLELAGVLSRNPAHAEAKTADLRTLFINVHHVLNEYRPHQARESAIEMMQDHLDRTRAETLAIRTQVDKARSVLEGLGSLGLTTTAAEGKQQQQQQQTSAGDAAAAAALISGDGGSDDGVEAERVRLARERERGAWAATDAALA; this is encoded by the coding sequence ATGGACGTGACGCAGCTCGACGATAAGCTGccgacgctcgaggagcaaGGCATTACGAACCTCCCCTCTACGAACACCAACAGTGCGGGCGGCAACAAaacgggcggcgccggcgcagacgacgacggacaggCAAACGCCAAAGATGCCAAGCATTACGACCGGGCGTTTGAGCTGAAGAAGCTGACCAAGTCGCTGCTCCTCAACTTCCtggagctggcgggcgtgctgTCGCGCAACCCAGCgcacgccgaggccaagacggcaGACCTGCGGACACTCTTCATTAACGTACACCACGTTCTCAACGAGTACAGGCCGCATCAGGCGCGCGAGTCGGCCATTGAGATGATGCAGGATCACCTCGACCGGACGcgcgccgagacgctggccATTCGCACGCAGGTGGATAAGGCGCGGAGCGTGCTCGAGGGGCTGGGCAGCTTGGggctgacgacgacagcggcggaagggaagcagcagcagcagcagcagcagacgtcGGCcggagatgctgctgctgctgctgctctaATTAGCGGCGATGGTGGGagcgatgacggcgttgaggcgGAGAGAGTAAGGCTGGCGAGGGAGCGGGAGAGGGGGGCTTGGGCGGCGACAGATGCGGCGCTGGCGTGA